The Cyclobacteriaceae bacterium genome includes a region encoding these proteins:
- a CDS encoding potassium channel protein, with protein sequence MKQPNYRKAILTVLLLVVVYGSFITLLLDLESGEPDSKINTLQDAMWYLVETLTTVGYGDALPVTYWGRMIGFVFLLSSLGVYGFIIGQIANFMSTLKEQKELGLNGTQFKNHVVMIGWNEFGQSVISHLVAAGRQVAIITKDRASIDIIREYYQQETVYILYSDYNNFELLEKSNLKEASVVFINLNDDTEKLVYIINIKKHFSDLNYVVTLDNGNLKSTFVNAGITYAISKNEISSKLLASYIYEPDVAILSEEIIAFAHEDHEYDMKEFLIMGSNPLINMPYEKAFFDLKKQCNVVLIGIVKITNGKRIMHKNPEGNMVINGGDYLLMLMDRKGQDRLKKVFHIEEGV encoded by the coding sequence ATGAAGCAACCGAATTATCGCAAGGCCATCCTTACCGTGCTTCTATTGGTAGTAGTTTACGGCTCTTTTATTACATTATTATTAGATCTCGAATCAGGAGAGCCTGATAGCAAAATCAATACGCTTCAGGATGCAATGTGGTATCTGGTGGAGACACTGACTACTGTCGGATATGGTGATGCTCTGCCGGTAACTTACTGGGGCCGGATGATTGGCTTTGTTTTCCTGTTGTCAAGCTTGGGTGTATATGGTTTTATTATTGGACAGATCGCAAATTTTATGAGCACATTGAAAGAACAAAAAGAACTCGGCCTCAATGGTACGCAGTTCAAAAACCATGTGGTGATGATCGGATGGAATGAATTTGGCCAGTCAGTGATTAGTCATTTGGTGGCAGCCGGCCGGCAAGTTGCGATTATTACGAAAGACCGCGCCAGCATTGACATCATTCGTGAATACTATCAACAGGAAACAGTTTACATCCTGTACTCAGATTACAATAATTTTGAACTACTTGAAAAATCAAATCTTAAGGAAGCTTCTGTCGTTTTCATCAACCTGAATGACGATACTGAAAAGCTTGTTTATATCATTAACATAAAGAAGCACTTCAGTGACCTGAATTATGTGGTAACCCTTGATAATGGAAATCTTAAGAGCACTTTCGTGAATGCTGGCATCACCTATGCGATTTCCAAGAATGAAATATCCTCCAAGCTTCTCGCCAGCTATATCTATGAACCTGATGTCGCTATACTCAGTGAAGAAATCATTGCTTTCGCGCATGAGGATCATGAGTACGATATGAAGGAATTCCTGATCATGGGTTCAAATCCACTTATCAACATGCCTTACGAGAAAGCATTTTTTGATTTGAAAAAGCAATGTAATGTTGTTCTTATTGGAATTGTAAAAATTACCAATGGCAAACGAATCATGCATAAAAATCCGGAAGGCAATATGGTTATCAATGGTGGTGACTATTTGCTAATGCTGATGGATCGAAAAGGCCAGGATAGACTCAAGAAAGTATTCCATATTGAGGAAGGAGTATAG
- a CDS encoding cytochrome c: protein MRSAILFFFTLLVFITSCSDADSKFKQYFVEGEQLYLNNCSNCHHKDGKGLGLVYPPLSPSDYMDKNFDEVLCMMKNGKTGEMIVNGKSYHQPMPGVTELTELEIAEIATYIYNSWGHEKGMIEIKQVTNALQACPAQ from the coding sequence ATGAGATCTGCTATTCTTTTCTTCTTTACGCTTTTAGTGTTTATCACCTCGTGTTCCGATGCCGATTCTAAATTCAAACAATACTTTGTTGAGGGAGAGCAGCTCTATCTTAATAACTGCAGCAATTGTCATCACAAGGATGGAAAAGGACTTGGTTTAGTATATCCGCCTTTGTCACCTTCAGATTATATGGATAAGAATTTCGATGAAGTTCTATGTATGATGAAGAACGGTAAAACGGGAGAGATGATTGTGAATGGCAAGTCTTATCATCAACCAATGCCTGGGGTTACGGAGTTAACAGAACTCGAAATAGCTGAAATCGCTACATATATTTATAATAGCTGGGGTCATGAAAAAGGTATGATTGAAATAAAACAAGTTACCAACGCCCTTCAAGCCTGTCCTGCTCAGTAA
- a CDS encoding SCO family protein — protein sequence MKLFLNSAQFLMFGFLLLACGQKKEALPIFGERIVEGTDTVYHKIAPFSFTDQDSNVITNDTFRDKIYVADFFFTTCRTICPIMKTQMLRVYEATEKMPDVLILSHTIDPEYDTVALLRDFAGRLGVESNRWHFVTGVKDSIYKVAQTSYFATAMEDKTVPDGFIHSGAFLLIDKKGRIRGKYDGTKEDDVDRLVVDIQRLREE from the coding sequence ATGAAATTATTTTTAAATAGTGCCCAGTTTTTGATGTTTGGCTTTTTACTTCTGGCTTGTGGTCAGAAAAAAGAAGCGCTTCCTATTTTTGGCGAAAGGATAGTGGAGGGAACGGATACCGTGTATCATAAAATTGCGCCGTTTAGTTTTACTGATCAGGATAGCAATGTGATCACAAATGACACATTCAGGGATAAGATATACGTTGCTGATTTTTTCTTCACCACCTGCCGCACGATTTGTCCGATCATGAAAACGCAGATGTTAAGGGTTTATGAGGCAACGGAGAAAATGCCGGATGTTTTAATTCTGTCACATACCATTGATCCGGAATACGATACAGTGGCGCTGCTACGCGACTTTGCGGGAAGACTTGGAGTGGAAAGTAATCGCTGGCATTTTGTCACAGGTGTTAAGGATTCAATTTATAAAGTTGCCCAGACCAGCTATTTCGCAACAGCAATGGAAGACAAGACAGTTCCGGATGGATTTATTCATAGCGGAGCTTTTCTTTTGATTGACAAGAAGGGCAGGATCAGAGGAAAGTATGATGGAACAAAGGAAGATGATGTTGACCGCCTGGTAGTTGACATTCAAAGATTGCGCGAGGAATGA
- a CDS encoding MOSC domain-containing protein, whose protein sequence is MNKRILTEIWIYPVKSLGGIRLKSSQVMGKGLRYDRRWMLVDENNMFMTQRICHSMALFKLSFVENGFKIQFKTDSHILPLHHQVIDTPLDVQVWDDRMKAFEVSEESSRWFSERLGLNCKLVFFPEENQRLIDEKFRVNNEQVSLADAYPLLVVGQSSLNDLNERLEDPVPMNRFRPNLVFTGGEAFEEDQWKDFTVGSNRFVGIKPCARCILTTINQDTAEKGREPLLTLSNYRKRDSKIYFGLNSVPVDQNEIKEGDEIIFK, encoded by the coding sequence ATGAATAAACGCATTCTTACGGAAATATGGATTTACCCCGTGAAATCGCTGGGTGGAATCAGGTTGAAATCCTCTCAGGTAATGGGAAAAGGTCTTCGATATGACCGAAGATGGATGCTTGTGGATGAAAATAATATGTTCATGACACAAAGAATTTGCCATAGTATGGCACTATTCAAGTTGTCTTTTGTTGAGAACGGATTTAAAATTCAATTCAAAACAGATTCTCATATCCTGCCACTCCATCATCAGGTAATAGATACCCCGTTGGATGTTCAGGTTTGGGATGATCGGATGAAGGCTTTTGAAGTGAGTGAAGAATCAAGCCGATGGTTTTCTGAGCGCCTGGGACTGAATTGCAAATTGGTTTTTTTTCCGGAGGAGAATCAGCGGCTTATTGATGAGAAGTTCAGAGTAAATAATGAGCAGGTAAGTCTTGCCGATGCTTATCCACTGCTCGTTGTGGGGCAATCTTCATTGAATGATCTCAATGAGCGTTTGGAAGACCCTGTTCCGATGAATCGTTTTCGTCCCAACCTGGTCTTTACCGGGGGAGAAGCTTTCGAAGAGGATCAATGGAAAGATTTTACAGTAGGTAGTAATCGGTTTGTAGGAATCAAGCCATGCGCAAGATGCATTCTTACAACCATCAATCAGGACACTGCTGAGAAGGGGAGAGAACCTTTGCTGACACTTTCCAACTATCGCAAAAGAGACAGTAAAATATATTTTGGATTGAATAGTGTTCCGGTTGATCAAAATGAAATAAAAGAGGGAGATGAAATTATTTTTAAATAG